A stretch of Cicer arietinum cultivar CDC Frontier isolate Library 1 chromosome 5, Cicar.CDCFrontier_v2.0, whole genome shotgun sequence DNA encodes these proteins:
- the LOC101493209 gene encoding uncharacterized protein isoform X2 — MIWSIMTESPNSNTDRRSKLYDKMARDLDEHGAAFLKHGETSQSLSISDIFTLKDGSVTPALKPANPPVRANVLYMSTEFSVPIAEAVKDIFNPYFDKAIWFQNSSMYHFSMFHASHHIVPVPATKEEIEAEASSVEAVSARLCPLKIVLDGVVLTSTGVLLGCWQVISGTDPITIRASLKNVLPRAPEKQLYDAAILHTTFARLLGPPKALSKELVKMSDELQFFHELVNRLNSQIRGFKVVVSELWYVEEYDLLALALNGRMNIHKFKLGCSRQEIQV, encoded by the exons ATGATCTGGTCCATCATGACTG AGTCTCCAAATTCAAATACGGATAGAAGATCCAAATTATATGATAAGATGGCAAGGGATCTTGATGAGCATGGTGCTGCTTTTCTGAAACATGGTGAAACCTCTCAGTCACTTTCTATTTCAGATATCTTCACGTTAAAAGATGGATCTGTAACACCTGCATTAAAG CCTGCAAATCCTCCGGTGCGAGCTAATGTGTTGTATATGAGCACTGAGTTCTCGGTCCCCATTGC GGAAGCTGTCAAAGATATTTTTAATCCATACTTTGATAAAG CAATCTGGTTTCAGAACTCTAGTATGTACCATTTCAGCATGTTCCATGCCTCCCACCACATTGTACCTGTACCTGCCACCAAAGAAGAG ATAGAAGCTGAAGCATCTTCTGTTGAAGCTGTTTCTGCAAGGCTCTGccctttgaaaattgttttggATGGGGTGGTTTTAACTTCAACAGGGGTGCTCCTTGGTTGCTGGCAG GTAATCTCGGGCACCGATCCCATAACCATTCGTGCTAGTTTGAAGAATGTGCTTCCACGTGCACCAGAGAAGCAACTT TATGATGCTGCAATTCTTCACACTACATTTGCAAGGCTTTTAGGTCCACCTAAAGCATTGTCTAAG GAACTGGTTAAAATGTCAGACGAACTCCAATTTTTTCATGAGTTAGTGAATCGACTTAATAGTCAGATCCGTGGATTCAAG GTAGTGGTGTCCGAACTGTGGTACGTGGAGGAATATGATCTACTTGCCCTTGCACTAAATGGAAGAATGAACATTCACAAATTCAAACTTGGGTGTTCAAGACAAGAGATTCAAGTGTAG
- the LOC101493209 gene encoding uncharacterized protein isoform X3, producing the protein MCVFRESPNSNTDRRSKLYDKMARDLDEHGAAFLKHGETSQSLSISDIFTLKDGSVTPALKPANPPVRANVLYMSTEFSVPIAEAVKDIFNPYFDKAIWFQNSSMYHFSMFHASHHIVPVPATKEEIEAEASSVEAVSARLCPLKIVLDGVVLTSTGVLLGCWQVISGTDPITIRASLKNVLPRAPEKQLYDAAILHTTFARLLGPPKALSKELVKMSDELQFFHELVNRLNSQIRGFKVVVSELWYVEEYDLLALALNGRMNIHKFKLGCSRQEIQV; encoded by the exons ATGTGTGTGTTTCGAG AGTCTCCAAATTCAAATACGGATAGAAGATCCAAATTATATGATAAGATGGCAAGGGATCTTGATGAGCATGGTGCTGCTTTTCTGAAACATGGTGAAACCTCTCAGTCACTTTCTATTTCAGATATCTTCACGTTAAAAGATGGATCTGTAACACCTGCATTAAAG CCTGCAAATCCTCCGGTGCGAGCTAATGTGTTGTATATGAGCACTGAGTTCTCGGTCCCCATTGC GGAAGCTGTCAAAGATATTTTTAATCCATACTTTGATAAAG CAATCTGGTTTCAGAACTCTAGTATGTACCATTTCAGCATGTTCCATGCCTCCCACCACATTGTACCTGTACCTGCCACCAAAGAAGAG ATAGAAGCTGAAGCATCTTCTGTTGAAGCTGTTTCTGCAAGGCTCTGccctttgaaaattgttttggATGGGGTGGTTTTAACTTCAACAGGGGTGCTCCTTGGTTGCTGGCAG GTAATCTCGGGCACCGATCCCATAACCATTCGTGCTAGTTTGAAGAATGTGCTTCCACGTGCACCAGAGAAGCAACTT TATGATGCTGCAATTCTTCACACTACATTTGCAAGGCTTTTAGGTCCACCTAAAGCATTGTCTAAG GAACTGGTTAAAATGTCAGACGAACTCCAATTTTTTCATGAGTTAGTGAATCGACTTAATAGTCAGATCCGTGGATTCAAG GTAGTGGTGTCCGAACTGTGGTACGTGGAGGAATATGATCTACTTGCCCTTGCACTAAATGGAAGAATGAACATTCACAAATTCAAACTTGGGTGTTCAAGACAAGAGATTCAAGTGTAG
- the LOC101493209 gene encoding uncharacterized protein isoform X1, with translation MIWSIMTGKPVLTSSFWSHSKKVALIWLICALCFFTLFRMALYNSSNTLSSPSSESPNSNTDRRSKLYDKMARDLDEHGAAFLKHGETSQSLSISDIFTLKDGSVTPALKPANPPVRANVLYMSTEFSVPIAEAVKDIFNPYFDKAIWFQNSSMYHFSMFHASHHIVPVPATKEEIEAEASSVEAVSARLCPLKIVLDGVVLTSTGVLLGCWQVISGTDPITIRASLKNVLPRAPEKQLYDAAILHTTFARLLGPPKALSKELVKMSDELQFFHELVNRLNSQIRGFKVVVSELWYVEEYDLLALALNGRMNIHKFKLGCSRQEIQV, from the exons ATGATCTGGTCCATCATGACTGGTAAGCCTGTACTAACATCGAGTTTTTGGAGTCATTCCAAAAAGGTAGCTTTAATCTGGCTTATCTGTGCCTTATGCTTCTTCACTTTGTTCCGAATGGCCCTTTATAACTCATCAAACACTCTTTCATCACCTTCTTCAG AGTCTCCAAATTCAAATACGGATAGAAGATCCAAATTATATGATAAGATGGCAAGGGATCTTGATGAGCATGGTGCTGCTTTTCTGAAACATGGTGAAACCTCTCAGTCACTTTCTATTTCAGATATCTTCACGTTAAAAGATGGATCTGTAACACCTGCATTAAAG CCTGCAAATCCTCCGGTGCGAGCTAATGTGTTGTATATGAGCACTGAGTTCTCGGTCCCCATTGC GGAAGCTGTCAAAGATATTTTTAATCCATACTTTGATAAAG CAATCTGGTTTCAGAACTCTAGTATGTACCATTTCAGCATGTTCCATGCCTCCCACCACATTGTACCTGTACCTGCCACCAAAGAAGAG ATAGAAGCTGAAGCATCTTCTGTTGAAGCTGTTTCTGCAAGGCTCTGccctttgaaaattgttttggATGGGGTGGTTTTAACTTCAACAGGGGTGCTCCTTGGTTGCTGGCAG GTAATCTCGGGCACCGATCCCATAACCATTCGTGCTAGTTTGAAGAATGTGCTTCCACGTGCACCAGAGAAGCAACTT TATGATGCTGCAATTCTTCACACTACATTTGCAAGGCTTTTAGGTCCACCTAAAGCATTGTCTAAG GAACTGGTTAAAATGTCAGACGAACTCCAATTTTTTCATGAGTTAGTGAATCGACTTAATAGTCAGATCCGTGGATTCAAG GTAGTGGTGTCCGAACTGTGGTACGTGGAGGAATATGATCTACTTGCCCTTGCACTAAATGGAAGAATGAACATTCACAAATTCAAACTTGGGTGTTCAAGACAAGAGATTCAAGTGTAG